A window of Flavobacterium flavigenum contains these coding sequences:
- a CDS encoding DDE-type integrase/transposase/recombinase: MKMQGIHVDHAAIQRWVKFTPLLETEMKKRKDRVETIWRLDETYIKVKGIWFYLYRAVDKLGDRVESAMLSFMSSSRYSFQSFVPNPGTKGFHYYRG, translated from the coding sequence ATGAAAATGCAAGGAATTCATGTTGATCATGCCGCGATTCAACGCTGGGTTAAGTTTACGCCTTTGCTTGAGACAGAGATGAAGAAGAGAAAAGACAGAGTAGAGACAATCTGGAGATTGGATGAGACTTATATCAAAGTAAAAGGTATTTGGTTCTATTTATATCGAGCAGTAGATAAATTAGGTGATAGGGTTGAATCTGCGATGCTGTCTTTTATGAGCTCTTCCCGCTATTCGTTCCAATCTTTTGTGCCGAACCCCGGCACAAAAGGATTTCACTACTATCGGGGCTAG
- a CDS encoding 3'-5' exonuclease, whose product MLDWLKNINKEYPDFWKNYLGKFETKPNRFVVISTETSGLNPVKDVILSLGAFAIVDDSIIIKDNFEAVLLQYKYLHDNGLSNEFIIESKMTKLQENDALETFIVYLGNAVLVGHHVNFDIEMINAALERLGCGRLKNEALDIDVMYRKLHDINDKQFSLNDLCEIYKMPKSDRNSSAEDAYKISLLFLKLKSRLGIKQVSP is encoded by the coding sequence ATGCTGGACTGGCTGAAAAATATTAATAAAGAATATCCTGATTTTTGGAAAAACTACCTTGGTAAATTTGAGACTAAACCCAATAGATTTGTAGTTATATCAACAGAAACTTCAGGACTTAATCCCGTAAAAGATGTTATTTTATCATTAGGGGCTTTTGCAATTGTTGATGACAGTATTATAATTAAAGATAATTTCGAAGCGGTTCTGCTGCAATATAAATATTTGCATGATAATGGCTTATCCAACGAATTTATAATTGAAAGTAAAATGACTAAACTTCAGGAAAATGATGCACTTGAAACTTTTATAGTTTATCTGGGGAATGCTGTTTTAGTTGGTCATCATGTTAACTTTGATATTGAAATGATAAATGCAGCATTGGAGAGACTGGGTTGCGGAAGATTAAAAAACGAAGCACTGGATATTGATGTTATGTATCGAAAATTGCATGATATTAATGACAAGCAATTTTCTCTGAATGATTTGTGCGAAATATATAAGATGCCAAAAAGCGACAGAAATTCTTCAGCAGAAGACGCATATAAAATCTCTCTACTGTTTTTAAAGCTAAAATCAAGATTAGGAATTAAACAAGTCAGTCCTTAA
- a CDS encoding SOS response-associated peptidase family protein, with product MCYYTQHMSTIDQVKKRFHIEIDNEETFLQTEFINGFAYPNLPVILDIRPDLVTTNYTWGLLPIWAKDKDFRKNTLNARIETIINADEMYKKKMLIQF from the coding sequence ATGTGTTATTATACCCAGCACATGTCAACTATAGACCAGGTAAAAAAAAGATTTCATATTGAAATTGATAATGAGGAAACATTCCTGCAGACAGAATTCATAAATGGTTTTGCCTATCCCAACCTTCCGGTGATACTGGATATCAGGCCGGATCTTGTAACCACCAATTATACGTGGGGCCTGCTTCCTATATGGGCGAAAGATAAAGACTTCAGAAAAAACACACTCAACGCAAGAATTGAGACAATTATTAACGCTGATGAAATGTACAAAAAAAAGATGCTGATTCAGTTCTGA
- a CDS encoding helix-turn-helix domain-containing protein, with the protein MNPILEALISGPSFFLAFLIYANLNKVNIKANRWLGTFILCVFLIQIDTLIQKSNYFAEGSFVLEILSLTSLIVAPVFYFSVVYYVESDRKWKAVDNLHFLFAVVILVLIIISHFLENDKIKTAGDKKIEYYAVFIFRILFCIMVAAYCIAAYIKIDKYQKKLYLYSSNIEAVNLNWLKQISICVLVLAFIWLADILFQLSDAFFLYDYFSSLVNFFGICFIAFHSLKQKEVFPFNKEQKNEINAVISETSIVDDSRKKLISDEKLIEMKLLLTELMEKEKPFLDFELSLLRLASLLNTSPHLLSYIINTGFNENFYQFINRYRIEQARKMILDPKMENLNLIGIAYESGFNSKTVFNTAFKKITNQTPSEFKKASNKI; encoded by the coding sequence ATGAATCCAATTCTGGAAGCGCTTATCAGCGGACCAAGTTTTTTTCTCGCATTTCTTATTTATGCAAATTTAAATAAGGTAAATATTAAAGCCAATCGCTGGCTCGGCACCTTTATTCTTTGTGTTTTTTTAATTCAGATCGATACGCTTATTCAAAAATCAAATTATTTTGCAGAAGGTTCATTTGTATTAGAAATTCTAAGTTTAACCAGTCTGATTGTTGCCCCTGTTTTTTATTTTAGTGTTGTTTATTATGTAGAGTCCGATAGAAAATGGAAAGCAGTAGATAATCTGCATTTTTTATTTGCAGTTGTAATACTGGTTTTAATCATTATTTCCCACTTCCTTGAAAATGATAAAATAAAAACAGCCGGTGATAAGAAAATTGAATATTATGCTGTATTCATTTTTCGTATTTTATTTTGTATAATGGTAGCTGCATATTGTATTGCCGCGTATATAAAAATTGATAAGTATCAAAAAAAGCTCTATTTATATTCTTCTAATATTGAGGCTGTAAACCTAAATTGGCTAAAGCAGATCAGTATCTGCGTATTAGTTTTGGCCTTTATTTGGCTGGCAGATATTTTATTTCAGTTATCCGATGCTTTTTTCTTGTATGATTATTTTTCAAGTTTGGTTAATTTTTTTGGAATTTGTTTCATTGCTTTTCATTCATTAAAACAAAAAGAAGTTTTTCCATTTAATAAGGAGCAGAAAAATGAAATTAATGCTGTAATCAGTGAAACTTCTATTGTAGATGACAGCAGAAAAAAACTAATCTCTGATGAAAAATTAATCGAAATGAAACTTTTGTTGACTGAATTAATGGAAAAAGAAAAACCATTTTTAGATTTTGAACTGAGCCTATTAAGACTTGCCTCGCTGTTAAATACGTCCCCACATTTACTTTCTTATATTATCAATACTGGATTTAATGAAAACTTCTATCAATTCATCAATAGATATAGAATTGAGCAGGCAAGGAAAATGATACTCGATCCTAAAATGGAGAATTTAAATCTAATCGGTATCGCTTACGAATCTGGATTTAATTCCAAAACTGTATTCAATACCGCCTTTAAGAAAATAACAAATCAAACCCCGTCAGAATTTAAAAAAGCATCAAATAAAATCTGA
- a CDS encoding adenine phosphoribosyltransferase encodes MNLKNYIRDIQGFPKEEILFKDITPLLNDPLAREYCLRVLLNSLGEQKIDKVVGAESRGFLFGMLLADRLNAGFVPVRKPKKLPFKTISASYDSEYGTDSLEIHVDAIQKGDKVLIHDDVLATGGTAKALAHLVNKLGGDIVQFNFLMELSFLNGRDKIKKYPIFTAINY; translated from the coding sequence ATGAACTTGAAAAATTATATACGTGATATTCAGGGTTTTCCTAAAGAAGAAATTTTATTTAAAGATATTACTCCACTATTAAATGATCCTCTGGCTAGAGAATATTGCCTTAGAGTTTTACTAAATTCTTTAGGTGAACAGAAAATTGATAAAGTAGTAGGGGCAGAAAGCAGGGGCTTTTTATTCGGAATGTTATTAGCAGACCGGTTAAATGCAGGTTTTGTTCCTGTTCGAAAACCTAAAAAACTTCCATTTAAAACTATTTCAGCATCCTACGACTCAGAATATGGTACAGATTCATTAGAAATTCACGTAGATGCAATTCAAAAAGGAGATAAAGTTTTAATCCACGATGATGTCCTGGCAACAGGTGGGACTGCTAAAGCACTTGCTCATTTAGTAAATAAACTCGGAGGTGATATTGTTCAGTTTAATTTTTTAATGGAACTTTCTTTTCTTAACGGAAGAGATAAGATAAAGAAATATCCCATATTTACTGCTATTAACTATTAA
- a CDS encoding VOC family protein, producing MKKRGLNILVAITVVSFIGCGNSQQNTNNNGKIDTKANQSTTDKSHMIKQKITPNIWVETTDAKAVADYYLSIFKDGKLKEHHKYTNPAEAGGGNFETATIEVAGMELSILAAGPFFKFNESVSLVINCKDQAEVDYYWNALTANGGQESSCGWCKDKYGLSWQVVPVEYFDLINSKDPRVREKAMKNTLTQKKIILSQLQ from the coding sequence ATGAAAAAACGTGGACTAAATATTTTGGTTGCAATAACAGTAGTTAGTTTTATAGGTTGTGGAAACTCACAACAGAATACAAACAATAACGGTAAGATTGATACAAAAGCAAATCAATCTACAACAGACAAATCGCATATGATTAAACAAAAAATAACCCCCAACATTTGGGTTGAAACCACTGATGCAAAAGCAGTAGCGGATTATTATTTATCAATATTTAAGGACGGTAAATTAAAAGAGCATCACAAATATACAAATCCAGCAGAAGCAGGTGGCGGAAACTTTGAAACTGCCACTATTGAAGTTGCAGGTATGGAATTGAGTATTTTGGCGGCAGGACCGTTTTTCAAGTTCAATGAATCTGTTTCGTTAGTCATTAATTGTAAAGACCAGGCAGAGGTAGATTATTATTGGAATGCTTTGACTGCAAACGGTGGGCAAGAAAGTTCTTGTGGCTGGTGTAAGGACAAATACGGCTTATCATGGCAGGTAGTTCCTGTTGAATATTTTGACCTAATTAACAGCAAGGATCCTAGGGTTAGAGAAAAGGCAATGAAAAACACACTTACCCAGAAAAAAATTATTTTATCTCAACTTCAATGA
- a CDS encoding recombinase family protein encodes MACRRGFKRTKTNMWGLIRNPIYCGKIFIPKYKDEESRLVTGQHEPLISEGLFYNVQDILDGKSRIYRPKIQTVAEFPLRGFIVCPFCDKKLQGSKCKGRHKHYYYYHCDAQCKFRINSEVANKMFIDELKKYEPIPEVKKLYSSILYETHRELADNAGVQKRRLLEQIKDYELRLSKARDLLLSSKIEADDYKMMKEDYNLRITNLERELSSIVKDKHSIESLLVKGVDNLIKLNETYINRNLSDARSLIGLVYPENFTIRENKIQTARVNKIIESIYLINSELRHKKTGQKMIFIFCPVE; translated from the coding sequence ATGGCCTGCAGACGTGGATTTAAAAGAACAAAAACTAACATGTGGGGTTTAATACGTAATCCAATTTACTGCGGTAAAATTTTTATTCCCAAATATAAAGATGAAGAAAGCAGACTTGTAACAGGGCAGCATGAACCTCTAATTTCAGAAGGATTGTTTTATAATGTACAGGATATTTTAGACGGAAAATCAAGAATCTACAGACCAAAAATTCAAACTGTAGCAGAATTTCCCCTTAGAGGATTTATAGTTTGTCCTTTTTGTGATAAAAAGCTACAGGGAAGTAAATGTAAAGGAAGACATAAACACTATTATTACTATCATTGCGATGCACAGTGTAAGTTTCGAATCAATTCAGAAGTAGCTAATAAAATGTTTATTGATGAACTGAAAAAATATGAGCCAATACCTGAAGTTAAAAAATTATACAGCTCTATTTTGTATGAAACACATCGTGAACTAGCAGATAATGCCGGAGTACAAAAAAGAAGGCTTTTGGAACAGATTAAAGATTATGAACTTAGATTGAGCAAAGCCAGAGATTTACTTCTATCATCAAAGATCGAAGCCGATGATTATAAAATGATGAAGGAAGACTATAATTTACGAATTACAAACCTCGAAAGAGAATTATCATCGATCGTAAAAGACAAGCATAGTATTGAAAGTCTACTGGTAAAAGGGGTTGACAATCTTATAAAGCTAAATGAAACGTACATCAATAGAAATTTGTCTGATGCTAGAAGCCTAATTGGTTTGGTTTACCCTGAAAATTTCACAATTCGTGAAAATAAAATACAAACCGCTAGGGTTAATAAAATAATAGAGTCAATCTATCTGATTAATAGTGAGTTACGGCATAAAAAAACGGGACAAAAGATGATTTTTATCTTTTGTCCCGTAGAGTGA
- a CDS encoding NAD(P)/FAD-dependent oxidoreductase, with product MNIVIIGGGFAGLNLAKELLNHPQIQVTLVDKNNYNFFPPLIYQVATAFLEPSSISYPFRKFFAGKKNLQFRLGELLSVVPAENKVVLNNGELSYDHLVFATGAETSYFGMENVMKNAIPMKTLNDAIVMRNTLLKNLEKAAICKEIRKRRKLLTIVVAGGGPTGVEVSGMFAEMRKNILLKEYPELDTTASNVYLVDGGDALLAPMSEASQKDTLEALTKLGVVVKLNSKVTDYVDDTVYFENGETIKTKNLIWAAGVTAKIFEGMPAESYGRGRRMATDSFNKVNATENIYAIGDTAILTTDKNFPNGHPQVAQVAIQQGINLAKNFKATFENKPLKPFIYKDKGSMAIIGKNKAVVDLPKPKWHFKGFFAWFIWLFVHLISLITYRNRINTFYNWMVAYFARDQSLRMIIRPDKKQP from the coding sequence ATGAATATAGTCATCATTGGAGGGGGCTTTGCAGGATTAAATCTGGCAAAAGAACTTCTAAATCATCCTCAAATACAGGTAACACTTGTAGATAAGAATAATTATAATTTTTTTCCACCCCTTATATATCAGGTTGCTACAGCTTTTTTAGAACCTTCAAGCATCAGTTATCCGTTTAGGAAATTTTTTGCCGGAAAAAAGAATCTCCAATTCCGTTTAGGGGAATTACTATCAGTCGTTCCAGCTGAAAATAAGGTAGTTTTGAATAATGGCGAATTATCATATGATCATCTGGTTTTTGCTACAGGTGCTGAAACCAGCTATTTCGGTATGGAGAATGTTATGAAAAATGCTATTCCGATGAAAACCTTAAACGATGCCATCGTAATGCGAAATACATTGCTTAAAAATCTCGAAAAAGCAGCTATTTGCAAAGAAATCCGTAAACGACGCAAATTACTGACAATTGTTGTAGCCGGTGGGGGACCAACAGGAGTAGAGGTTTCAGGTATGTTTGCAGAAATGCGAAAAAATATTTTATTAAAAGAGTATCCGGAATTAGATACCACTGCCAGTAATGTTTATTTAGTTGATGGTGGAGATGCACTGCTTGCGCCAATGAGCGAAGCTTCTCAAAAAGACACCTTAGAAGCACTTACAAAATTAGGTGTCGTTGTTAAACTGAACAGTAAGGTAACAGATTACGTAGACGACACCGTATATTTTGAAAACGGAGAAACGATTAAAACCAAAAATTTAATATGGGCTGCCGGTGTTACTGCTAAGATTTTTGAAGGAATGCCAGCTGAAAGTTATGGACGGGGAAGAAGAATGGCAACGGATTCATTTAATAAAGTAAATGCTACGGAAAATATATATGCGATTGGCGATACCGCTATTTTAACTACAGATAAAAATTTTCCTAATGGACATCCTCAGGTTGCACAGGTTGCCATACAACAAGGAATTAACCTCGCTAAAAATTTTAAAGCTACTTTTGAGAATAAACCACTTAAACCTTTTATTTACAAGGACAAAGGGTCAATGGCAATTATTGGAAAAAACAAAGCCGTGGTTGATTTACCAAAACCAAAATGGCATTTTAAAGGATTTTTTGCCTGGTTTATTTGGCTATTTGTTCATTTAATTTCATTAATCACTTACAGGAACAGAATAAATACTTTTTACAATTGGATGGTCGCTTATTTTGCAAGAGATCAATCACTTAGAATGATCATCAGACCAGATAAAAAACAGCCATAA
- a CDS encoding alpha/beta fold hydrolase, whose amino-acid sequence MFKASSNLFKILLVIAIFFISCSKDDENAAGYSESFVNLATHKLRAYNVNIKSKYLVVFESGLGDGHESWMSSGKKSELVSLSSAVNSDILIYDRGGYGMSGIDNEPRNINTLRLELEAVIAQYADGRKIVLIGHSLGGMIVRDYAIKNPDKTAAILFIDPMHEKYNNPEAGNILYDAMVKAYGVNYGPTRETKEIAVDIAYGASLPVLPNVPVVVLTSMKLDKNNNASDEINKLNREKWFQAHEELGSGLTDFTHIATVKSGHYIHHDEPELVNYNIKFLLSKLP is encoded by the coding sequence ATGTTTAAAGCAAGTTCCAATCTTTTTAAAATCCTTTTAGTAATAGCGATTTTTTTCATTTCATGCTCAAAAGACGATGAAAATGCCGCAGGCTATTCTGAATCCTTTGTAAATTTAGCCACTCACAAATTAAGAGCCTACAACGTCAATATAAAATCAAAATATCTGGTTGTATTTGAATCTGGCTTAGGAGACGGACATGAATCGTGGATGTCTTCGGGAAAAAAATCCGAATTAGTTAGCCTTTCGTCAGCAGTCAATTCCGATATTTTAATTTACGACAGGGGAGGTTATGGTATGTCTGGTATTGATAATGAGCCAAGAAATATTAATACATTACGTCTTGAATTGGAGGCTGTGATTGCTCAATATGCAGACGGACGCAAAATTGTATTAATAGGACATTCATTAGGCGGCATGATAGTACGTGATTATGCCATAAAAAATCCCGATAAAACAGCCGCAATATTGTTTATAGATCCAATGCATGAGAAGTACAATAATCCAGAAGCAGGAAATATACTTTATGATGCAATGGTAAAAGCGTATGGTGTAAATTATGGGCCTACAAGAGAAACTAAAGAAATTGCTGTGGATATTGCGTATGGTGCTTCATTACCAGTTCTGCCTAATGTTCCTGTAGTTGTACTGACAAGTATGAAATTGGATAAAAACAATAATGCATCTGATGAAATCAATAAATTAAATAGAGAAAAATGGTTTCAGGCTCATGAAGAATTAGGAAGTGGTCTTACCGATTTTACACATATCGCCACAGTAAAATCGGGACATTATATCCATCATGACGAGCCTGAGCTAGTAAATTATAATATAAAATTTCTTCTTTCGAAATTACCTTAA
- a CDS encoding multidrug effflux MFS transporter — translation MTTKKYIKLILILGSMTALGPFSIDMYLPGFSGIAADLHTSVAKVSMSLSSYFIGISAGQLLYGPLLDRFGRKKPLFFGLLVYILASLGCVYVANIDTFIFLRFIQAVGSCAATVASVAMVRDLFPVKDIPKVFSLLMLVLGLSPMLAPTIGGYITEDYGWHIVFLILMCMGIAILIASQIGLPNTYKPDTSISLKPKPIILNFLKVVKNPQFFTYAFTGAIAFSGLFSYVAASPIIFMDIYHVDAKTYGWIFAFMSVSFIGSSQLNSVLLKKFSSEQMIFSALITQSLISIVFLILSWNNLIGLYGTIGMLFLFLGCLGISNPNTAGLTLAPFAKNAGSASALMGAIQLGLGALASFAVGSFVKDSVIPMVVIMTSTTILAFIILNIGIRFIKEKIEVSSEDEITIGH, via the coding sequence ATGACAACAAAAAAATACATTAAACTCATACTTATTCTTGGATCTATGACTGCACTTGGTCCTTTTTCAATAGATATGTATCTCCCAGGGTTTTCAGGAATTGCTGCAGATTTACATACTAGTGTAGCAAAAGTTTCAATGAGTCTGTCAAGTTATTTTATTGGTATTTCTGCAGGTCAGTTGCTTTATGGTCCTTTATTAGATCGTTTTGGGAGAAAGAAACCTTTATTTTTTGGTTTACTCGTTTATATTTTAGCTTCTTTAGGCTGTGTATATGTAGCAAATATTGATACTTTCATATTTCTGCGATTTATTCAGGCAGTTGGAAGTTGTGCAGCAACGGTTGCTTCTGTTGCCATGGTCAGGGATTTATTTCCTGTAAAGGATATTCCGAAAGTTTTTTCTCTACTCATGCTTGTTCTTGGTCTTTCGCCAATGCTGGCACCAACTATTGGTGGTTACATAACTGAAGACTACGGCTGGCATATAGTGTTTTTGATCTTAATGTGTATGGGAATTGCTATTCTTATAGCTTCACAAATTGGTCTTCCGAACACTTACAAACCTGACACTTCGATTTCGTTAAAACCTAAGCCAATCATTTTAAATTTTTTAAAAGTAGTCAAAAATCCACAGTTTTTTACTTATGCTTTTACAGGTGCAATTGCTTTTTCAGGATTATTTTCATACGTGGCGGCCTCCCCGATTATTTTTATGGATATCTATCATGTCGATGCTAAGACATATGGATGGATTTTTGCTTTTATGTCAGTAAGTTTTATTGGTTCGAGTCAGTTGAACTCCGTTTTATTAAAGAAATTTTCCAGTGAACAGATGATATTTAGCGCACTAATTACACAGTCATTAATAAGTATTGTTTTTCTGATTCTTTCCTGGAATAACCTTATAGGATTATATGGAACTATTGGAATGTTGTTTTTGTTTTTAGGATGTCTTGGAATTTCTAATCCTAATACCGCCGGACTTACATTAGCCCCATTTGCTAAAAATGCCGGAAGTGCCTCTGCATTGATGGGAGCCATTCAGCTTGGTTTAGGAGCTCTGGCTTCTTTTGCCGTGGGTAGTTTTGTTAAAGATTCTGTTATTCCAATGGTAGTAATTATGACATCGACTACTATTTTAGCATTTATTATTCTAAATATAGGGATACGCTTCATCAAAGAAAAAATAGAAGTATCTTCTGAAGATGAAATTACGATTGGCCATTAA
- a CDS encoding DUF294 nucleotidyltransferase-like domain-containing protein translates to MNTIAEHIADFLKEYPPFNNLTFQELFNIATNIRVINLEKHAVLFQNNDILHDSFYVVGSGIINLTTIADAEETIINKCHEGDIFGLRPFFAKNNYMMTAKAREESIVYAIPIAVFRPFVANNSDVLNFLLESFAINSRHTKDNVNSSNKLMPDNGFYSDTQSELQYIQSLTYNNSPLTTTADKIVKDVAILMTDSMVDNIVVCENNNPIGILTDSDLSSKIATGRYPITETIDKIMSSPVVTVIENVSLAEAQLLMLKHNVTHLCVTKDGTNKSVVKGIISEHDLVVAQASNPGVLLKEIKRSQLPKDLKQIRDRLSDLIQNSIQKNIPISHVCNIASEINLALIKRAVELTILDLGSPPARFAWLSIGSQGRKEQLLLTDQDSILIFEDVTPEKYREVKDYFLRLAKRTTSLLEKVGYEFCPNGHMGSNMLWCKSLTDWIKQYNSWMNTPGENSNDLSSIFFDYEIVFGEPKIEEAIENVIFKNAINNTLFFDFLGNDALKKNSPLSFFKKFILEEEGPHKMKFDIKTRALMPLIDSARLLILSSNIKGINNTYLRFKQLAISDSKNAEIYLSCAEAFLTLLKFRTIEGLKNDDSGQYINIKELSKTDREKLKNALAPMRDLEELIKSKFQLTQFS, encoded by the coding sequence ATGAATACAATTGCTGAACATATAGCGGATTTTTTAAAAGAATATCCGCCATTTAATAATTTGACATTTCAGGAACTTTTTAATATTGCTACCAATATACGTGTAATAAATTTAGAAAAACACGCTGTGTTATTTCAAAACAATGATATACTCCATGACAGCTTTTATGTTGTAGGATCCGGTATCATCAATCTTACAACCATTGCTGATGCTGAAGAAACCATCATAAACAAATGTCATGAGGGTGATATTTTTGGTTTACGCCCTTTTTTTGCAAAAAACAATTATATGATGACTGCTAAAGCACGTGAGGAAAGTATTGTTTATGCTATTCCTATTGCTGTTTTCAGACCATTTGTAGCAAATAATTCAGATGTTCTAAACTTCTTATTAGAAAGTTTTGCAATTAATTCACGTCATACAAAAGACAATGTGAATTCATCAAACAAATTAATGCCCGACAACGGATTTTATTCAGATACACAATCAGAACTGCAATATATTCAGTCACTTACCTATAATAATTCACCACTCACAACCACAGCTGACAAAATCGTAAAAGATGTCGCTATTTTAATGACTGATTCAATGGTTGATAATATTGTTGTTTGCGAAAACAACAATCCTATAGGTATTTTGACCGATTCTGATTTATCCTCAAAAATAGCCACAGGACGTTATCCAATCACAGAAACCATAGACAAAATTATGTCTTCTCCTGTCGTAACCGTTATTGAAAACGTATCCTTAGCAGAAGCGCAATTATTAATGCTAAAGCATAATGTAACGCATTTGTGTGTCACTAAAGATGGAACTAATAAATCGGTTGTTAAAGGGATTATTTCTGAACATGATTTAGTGGTTGCCCAAGCCAGCAATCCTGGAGTTTTGCTTAAAGAAATCAAGAGATCACAATTACCAAAAGATTTAAAACAGATCAGAGACAGATTATCCGATTTAATTCAGAATTCAATTCAAAAAAACATTCCTATTTCACACGTATGCAATATTGCTAGTGAAATTAATCTTGCATTAATAAAACGTGCAGTTGAATTAACGATTTTAGATCTGGGCTCCCCTCCTGCCCGTTTTGCATGGCTAAGCATTGGAAGCCAGGGAAGGAAAGAACAGCTTTTGCTTACAGATCAGGACAGTATATTAATTTTTGAAGATGTCACACCGGAAAAATACAGAGAGGTAAAGGATTACTTTTTAAGATTAGCTAAAAGAACTACCTCTTTACTGGAAAAGGTGGGCTATGAATTTTGTCCAAATGGCCATATGGGAAGCAATATGCTTTGGTGTAAATCATTGACAGACTGGATAAAACAATATAACAGTTGGATGAATACTCCAGGTGAAAACAGCAATGATTTGAGTAGTATTTTCTTTGATTATGAGATTGTTTTTGGTGAGCCAAAAATTGAAGAAGCAATTGAAAACGTCATTTTTAAAAATGCAATCAATAACACTTTATTTTTTGATTTTTTAGGAAACGATGCTTTAAAAAAGAATTCCCCATTAAGTTTTTTCAAAAAGTTCATATTAGAAGAAGAAGGTCCTCATAAAATGAAATTTGATATTAAAACGAGAGCATTAATGCCTTTAATCGATTCTGCAAGACTCTTAATTCTAAGTTCTAATATTAAGGGGATAAATAACACTTACTTAAGATTTAAACAACTTGCTATTTCGGATTCTAAAAATGCTGAAATATATCTTAGCTGTGCCGAAGCTTTTTTGACATTATTAAAATTCAGAACAATTGAAGGGTTAAAAAATGATGACTCTGGCCAATATATAAATATAAAAGAATTATCTAAGACGGATAGAGAAAAACTAAAGAATGCATTAGCTCCAATGCGGGATTTGGAGGAATTAATTAAAAGTAAATTTCAACTTACACAATTTTCATAA
- a CDS encoding Crp/Fnr family transcriptional regulator, protein MNNINDKLYKMLCGHFTETIIVKSKKLIISEGERSENFYYLKKGILRGWTIHDGKEITFQFQVENHFFCSIESFWYNKNSLYSVESITESELYSVRRDVMIPLLSQNLELLTLFNEYIVQRLLSYQKLFIDRIKEKPEKRYLELLKTSPDLLLTVPQHYIASYLGVTAVSLSRIRTRR, encoded by the coding sequence ATGAATAATATCAATGATAAATTGTATAAAATGCTTTGCGGGCATTTTACGGAAACGATAATTGTCAAATCAAAAAAATTAATTATTTCCGAAGGAGAGCGTTCTGAGAATTTTTATTATCTTAAAAAAGGAATACTGAGGGGATGGACAATTCATGACGGAAAAGAAATAACTTTTCAGTTTCAAGTAGAAAATCACTTTTTCTGCAGCATTGAAAGCTTCTGGTATAATAAAAACAGTTTATATTCCGTGGAGTCAATTACGGAATCAGAACTTTATTCAGTAAGGAGGGATGTTATGATTCCTTTACTTTCACAGAATCTTGAATTACTTACTTTATTTAACGAATATATTGTCCAGCGTCTGTTATCTTATCAAAAGCTGTTCATTGACCGCATTAAGGAAAAACCTGAAAAGAGATATTTAGAACTGCTTAAAACCTCGCCGGATTTGCTCCTTACAGTGCCTCAGCATTATATTGCATCTTATCTGGGGGTGACCGCAGTTTCATTAAGTAGAATCAGGACCCGCCGCTGA